One Panicum virgatum strain AP13 chromosome 3N, P.virgatum_v5, whole genome shotgun sequence DNA segment encodes these proteins:
- the LOC120663802 gene encoding uncharacterized protein LOC120663802 isoform X1 produces MCAGHLASLLLVALLSGSSHLLVAGSHQDQEFHGAAGSRILLQNPHKHEVHCSRERSRAAWEAIDEYLMPFMEKEKYELPSKCRLHPDNDMFREQEQHKIHFDINEWRCGFCKKAFRAEKFLDQHFENRHNNLLDNSEGRCLADLCGALHCDLMMEFKKPKSKCNAAAAVRNRRLCESLADSCFPINQGLAARRLHEFFLRQFCDAHTCDRGTKPFPKGGRKQTNRFYLALCVLTLILLPLFYLIVFLHQREMRKGVQDLKRFSKIGQKKKPS; encoded by the exons ATGTGCGCTGGCCACCTGGCgtccctcctcctcgtcgctcTGCTCTCGGGCTCCTCCCATCTACTCGTGGCCGGATCGCATCAGGATCAG GAATTCCATGGAGCTGCTGGATCCAG AATTCTTCTTCAAAATCCTCACAAACATGAGGTGCATTGCTCAAGGGAAAGGAGCCGTGCAGCTTGGGAAGCTATTGATGAG TATTTGATGCCCTTCATGGAAAAGGAGAAATATGAACTCCCGAGCAAATGTAGACTTCATCCTGATAATGACATGTTCCGGGAGCAAGAGCAACATAAGATTCATTTTGATATTAATGAGTGGCGTTGTGGCTTCTGCAAGAAAGCTTTCCGAGCAGAGAAGTTCCTTGACCAACATTTCGAAAATCGGCACAATAATCTTCTGGATAAT AGTGAAGGAAGATGCTTGGCAGATCTGTGTGGAGCACTTCACTGTGATCTGATGATGGAGTTCAAGAAGCCAAAGAGTAAATGCAATGCAGCTGCTGCTGTGAGGAATCGTCGTCTTTGTGAG AGCCTTGCAGACAGTTGCTTTCCAATTAATCAAGGTCTTGCTGCCCGCCGTCTTCATG AATTTTTCTTGCGCCAATTTTGTGATGCGCACACTTGCGATCGGGGAACTAAACCTTTCCCCAAAGGCGGCAGG AAACAAACAAACAGGTTTTACTTGGCTCTCTGCGTCTTGACGCTGAtacttttgcccctgttttaTCTCATAGTGTTCTTACACCAGAG GGAAATGAGGAAAGGTGTCCAGGATCTAAAACGGTTTTCAAAAATTGGGCAGAAGAAAAAACCATCCTAG
- the LOC120663802 gene encoding uncharacterized protein LOC120663802 isoform X3: MCAGHLASLLLVALLSGSSHLLVAGSHQDQEFHGAAGSRILLQNPHKHEVHCSRERSRAAWEAIDEYLMPFMEKEKYELPSKCRLHPDNDMFREQEQHKIHFDINEWRCGFCKKAFRAEKFLDQHFENRHNNLLDNSEGRCLADLCGALHCDLMMEFKKPKSKCNAAAAVRNRRLCESLADSCFPINQGLAARRLHEFFLRQFCDAHTCDRGTKPFPKGGRQIPRFPLCFTVLVP; encoded by the exons ATGTGCGCTGGCCACCTGGCgtccctcctcctcgtcgctcTGCTCTCGGGCTCCTCCCATCTACTCGTGGCCGGATCGCATCAGGATCAG GAATTCCATGGAGCTGCTGGATCCAG AATTCTTCTTCAAAATCCTCACAAACATGAGGTGCATTGCTCAAGGGAAAGGAGCCGTGCAGCTTGGGAAGCTATTGATGAG TATTTGATGCCCTTCATGGAAAAGGAGAAATATGAACTCCCGAGCAAATGTAGACTTCATCCTGATAATGACATGTTCCGGGAGCAAGAGCAACATAAGATTCATTTTGATATTAATGAGTGGCGTTGTGGCTTCTGCAAGAAAGCTTTCCGAGCAGAGAAGTTCCTTGACCAACATTTCGAAAATCGGCACAATAATCTTCTGGATAAT AGTGAAGGAAGATGCTTGGCAGATCTGTGTGGAGCACTTCACTGTGATCTGATGATGGAGTTCAAGAAGCCAAAGAGTAAATGCAATGCAGCTGCTGCTGTGAGGAATCGTCGTCTTTGTGAG AGCCTTGCAGACAGTTGCTTTCCAATTAATCAAGGTCTTGCTGCCCGCCGTCTTCATG AATTTTTCTTGCGCCAATTTTGTGATGCGCACACTTGCGATCGGGGAACTAAACCTTTCCCCAAAGGCGGCAGG CAAATACCCAGGTTCCCGTTGTGCTTTACTGTACTTGTCCCATGA
- the LOC120663802 gene encoding uncharacterized protein LOC120663802 isoform X2: MCAGHLASLLLVALLSGSSHLLVAGSHQDQEFHGAAGSRILLQNPHKHEVHCSRERSRAAWEAIDEYLMPFMEKEKYELPSKCRLHPDNDMFREQEQHKIHFDINEWRCGFCKKAFRAEKFLDQHFENRHNNLLDNSEGRCLADLCGALHCDLMMEFKKPKSKCNAAAAVRNRRLCESLADSCFPINQGLAARRLHEFFLRQFCDAHTCDRGTKPFPKGGRVPVVLYCTCPMIRPQVHTTASVSQLHSKLFSNIKI; the protein is encoded by the exons ATGTGCGCTGGCCACCTGGCgtccctcctcctcgtcgctcTGCTCTCGGGCTCCTCCCATCTACTCGTGGCCGGATCGCATCAGGATCAG GAATTCCATGGAGCTGCTGGATCCAG AATTCTTCTTCAAAATCCTCACAAACATGAGGTGCATTGCTCAAGGGAAAGGAGCCGTGCAGCTTGGGAAGCTATTGATGAG TATTTGATGCCCTTCATGGAAAAGGAGAAATATGAACTCCCGAGCAAATGTAGACTTCATCCTGATAATGACATGTTCCGGGAGCAAGAGCAACATAAGATTCATTTTGATATTAATGAGTGGCGTTGTGGCTTCTGCAAGAAAGCTTTCCGAGCAGAGAAGTTCCTTGACCAACATTTCGAAAATCGGCACAATAATCTTCTGGATAAT AGTGAAGGAAGATGCTTGGCAGATCTGTGTGGAGCACTTCACTGTGATCTGATGATGGAGTTCAAGAAGCCAAAGAGTAAATGCAATGCAGCTGCTGCTGTGAGGAATCGTCGTCTTTGTGAG AGCCTTGCAGACAGTTGCTTTCCAATTAATCAAGGTCTTGCTGCCCGCCGTCTTCATG AATTTTTCTTGCGCCAATTTTGTGATGCGCACACTTGCGATCGGGGAACTAAACCTTTCCCCAAAGGCGGCAGG GTTCCCGTTGTGCTTTACTGTACTTGTCCCATGATCAGACCGCAAGTACACACAACAGCATCGGTATCACAACTGCACTCAAAACTTTTTAGTAATATTAAAATTTAA